A genomic segment from Fibrobacter sp. UWH6 encodes:
- the glgB gene encoding 1,4-alpha-glucan branching protein GlgB: MDWNQFTSLTSDDMQAIWNFGTKDPFSILGIHPLNTDKGVKTVIRTYQPQASYIRGESCDGEFEFDFVKLGDTGFFEAVLDKDYEPFFYNLIIRQGDGIEYTLTDPYAFLPVLSDFDRHLIASGTHYELYRKLGANIVEHQGFKGIHFAVWAPNARAVSVIGNFNSWDGRRHQMRMLGGSGIWEIFIPNLGEGELYRFEIHGADGNIHVKVDPLAKLSEVRPATASITTHLDGYEWGDDLYMYTHYATKVFGSPMNIYEVHAGSWRRDPADPDRFLNWEELAETLIPYLKEMGYTHVEFLPLAEHPLDESWGYQVTGYYSPTSRYGTPDQFRKFVDLCHQNEIGVIIDWVPAHFPKDAHALGRFDGTACYEHADPRQGEHPHWGTYIFNLGRNEVKNFLIANAMYWLKEFHCDGLRVDAVASMLYLDYGKGPGEWVPNKDGGNINYDTLEFLKHLNSIMGRLTPHAILIAEESTSFPSITRPPEQGGLGFHYKWNMGWMNDFLSYIQHEPIHRKYHHNSLTFSMVYAYSENFIQVFSHDEVVHGKGSMLGKMPGDNWQKFANLRLTYAFQYAHPGKKLNFMGNEFGQFREWCEKRSLDWHLVSWDSHGKILAMMKDLNHVYKENAPFWEIDHYHTGFEWIWCDDADNSIVSFVRKDDHGNEILCVFNFTPVVRNDYRLGAPTAGKWKEIFNTDASIYGGSNVGNMGEVWTEQIPWQNRAQSMNVQVPPLGAVFFKLEK, from the coding sequence ATGGATTGGAATCAGTTTACTAGCCTCACTTCCGATGATATGCAGGCTATTTGGAATTTCGGTACCAAGGATCCGTTCTCGATCCTCGGTATCCATCCGCTGAATACCGATAAGGGTGTTAAGACTGTTATCCGCACTTACCAGCCCCAGGCCAGCTACATCCGTGGCGAATCCTGCGACGGCGAGTTCGAGTTTGATTTTGTAAAGCTGGGCGATACCGGTTTCTTCGAAGCAGTCCTCGACAAGGATTACGAACCGTTCTTCTACAACCTGATTATCCGTCAGGGCGACGGTATTGAATATACCCTTACCGACCCTTACGCATTCCTCCCTGTGCTGTCTGACTTTGACCGCCACCTGATTGCCAGCGGAACCCATTACGAACTGTATCGTAAGCTGGGTGCCAATATTGTTGAACATCAGGGCTTCAAGGGCATCCATTTTGCAGTGTGGGCTCCCAATGCCCGCGCCGTTTCCGTCATCGGCAACTTCAACAGTTGGGATGGCCGCCGCCACCAGATGCGCATGCTTGGCGGATCCGGCATTTGGGAAATCTTCATCCCGAACCTGGGCGAAGGCGAACTGTACCGTTTCGAAATCCATGGTGCCGACGGCAACATCCACGTGAAGGTAGACCCTCTGGCAAAGCTTTCCGAAGTGCGTCCGGCAACCGCTTCCATTACCACCCATCTGGATGGTTACGAATGGGGCGACGACCTGTACATGTACACCCATTACGCTACCAAGGTCTTTGGTAGCCCCATGAACATCTACGAAGTCCACGCCGGTTCCTGGCGTCGCGACCCCGCAGATCCGGATCGTTTCCTGAACTGGGAAGAGTTGGCTGAAACCCTTATTCCTTACCTGAAGGAAATGGGTTATACTCATGTGGAATTCCTGCCCCTGGCAGAACACCCGCTGGATGAATCCTGGGGTTACCAGGTCACCGGTTACTACTCCCCCACCAGCCGCTACGGTACTCCCGACCAGTTCCGTAAGTTCGTGGACCTTTGCCACCAGAACGAAATCGGCGTGATTATCGACTGGGTCCCCGCCCACTTCCCCAAGGACGCTCATGCACTGGGCCGCTTCGACGGTACCGCCTGCTATGAACACGCTGACCCCCGCCAGGGCGAACACCCCCACTGGGGCACCTATATCTTTAACCTGGGCCGCAACGAAGTCAAGAACTTCCTCATTGCAAACGCAATGTACTGGCTCAAGGAATTCCACTGCGACGGCCTGCGCGTAGACGCCGTTGCAAGTATGCTGTACCTTGACTACGGTAAGGGCCCGGGCGAATGGGTTCCCAACAAGGACGGCGGAAACATCAACTACGATACTCTTGAATTCCTGAAGCACCTGAATAGCATCATGGGCCGCTTGACTCCCCATGCCATTCTCATTGCCGAAGAATCCACCAGCTTCCCCAGCATCACCCGTCCGCCAGAACAGGGCGGCCTGGGCTTCCACTACAAGTGGAACATGGGTTGGATGAACGACTTCCTCAGCTACATCCAGCACGAGCCCATCCATCGTAAGTATCACCACAACAGCCTCACCTTCAGCATGGTGTACGCCTACTCCGAAAACTTCATCCAGGTATTCAGCCACGACGAAGTTGTACACGGCAAGGGTTCCATGCTGGGCAAGATGCCTGGCGACAACTGGCAGAAGTTCGCAAACCTCCGTTTGACCTACGCCTTCCAGTACGCACATCCGGGCAAGAAGCTGAACTTCATGGGCAACGAATTCGGTCAGTTCCGTGAATGGTGCGAAAAGCGCTCCCTGGACTGGCACCTTGTCAGCTGGGATAGCCACGGCAAGATTCTCGCCATGATGAAGGACTTGAACCACGTCTATAAGGAAAACGCACCGTTCTGGGAAATCGACCATTACCATACCGGTTTCGAATGGATCTGGTGCGACGACGCCGACAACTCCATCGTCAGCTTCGTCCGTAAGGATGACCACGGCAACGAAATCCTCTGCGTATTCAACTTCACTCCGGTGGTCCGCAACGACTACCGCCTGGGTGCACCTACCGCCGGCAAGTGGAAGGAAATCTTCAACACCGACGCTAGTATCTATGGCGGCTCCAACGTGGGCAACATGGGCGAAGTCTGGACCGAACAGATTCCTTGGCAGAATCGCGCACAGAGCATGAACGTACAGGTCCCGCCCCTGGGCGCCGTATTCTTCAAGCTGGAAAAGTAA